The following DNA comes from Hypomesus transpacificus isolate Combined female chromosome 5, fHypTra1, whole genome shotgun sequence.
TCATGGCCTCCAACATAGGCATTGTGGTGCTCATCTTCATAGAGAGAGCTCTGCACCAGCCCATGTACTTTCTCTTCTGCAACCTGTCACTAAACGACATCATCGGGAACACCATCACAATCCCTCGCTTACTGATTGACTTTTGGGAACCTTCATCAGTGCACTACATCACTTATGCTGAGTGTGTGGTCCAGGCCTTTGCAACACATATTTATGGCACCACCTCTCACACCATACTGATGATCATGGCCTTTGACAGGTATGTAGCCATCTGTAACCCCCTACGCTACACCACCATCATGAGCACCAGGATGGTGGTCAAGCTGACTGTGTTAGCCTGGGGTGCAGCTTTCCTCCTGGTTGCCATTCTGCTGGGTTTGACCCTTCGCTTGAACCGCTGCAGGACATTCATATCTAACCCTTATTGTGACAACGCCTCTCTGTTCAAGCTCTCCTGTGAGGACGTCTCCATCAACAACATCTACGGCCTCAGTTTCACCGTAGTTCTGTTCACCTCCTCTATAGGCAGTGTGCTGGTCACCTACACCAAGatcacagctgtctgtctgatcaATCAGAACAAGTCCCTGAACAGTAAGGCCTTCAGGACATGTGCCACACATCTGGTTATCTACCTTGTCATGCTGTGGTGTAGCTTTGTCATCATTATACTGCATCGCTTTCCTGAGTACTCCTACTACAGGAAGATTGCTGCTCTGCTCTTTCATGTCATCCCTGGCAGCTTGAATCCAGTCATCTATGGGGTCCAATGCAAAGAGATTCGCAAATATATTTTCACCTCCAGGAAAATCTCCCCAGTATTTTGAGAACTATAGAGGTTCTATTATGAAATTATGAAAAAGGCGAGGATATGAACATGATAAGTTAACATGCTTTACAGCCAGTATCTTCATATTGCAAAACATACTAATGAGGCAAATCAGAATGAGAATGGTTTATTCACCATGTAAGTTTACACAGACactgaatttactgtggcaggaaggtgcatatgaTAAACCTAATAGAGTACAATAGTCTGACTAATTCTAAGAGCTAaacaatgtaaaatatatataaataaataagaatggaGCAACATAGTGCAAATGCTTGTTATAAAAGTAGGTTTGAGTCTTGAGGAGGTAATGTCTTGAATGTCACCCACACCCCCCAAATCCTCCACACCTTTATTTGAAAACATAATCAGGTTGCTTTGCGATGTCTTGTTTTaggaatttcagtgcccagtctgactttgtgttgttctgtgcgtctgaaaaataaaagacttgaacttgaactagggCAGTTTATTTAACTATGTCCATAAGGTAAAAATATTTGAGCAAAGACAAAAATTGTCATGGGGTGTAAAGTCCTTACATGTTCACTTTGCTAAAGGCCAAACAAACAACTGACATTCCTTTATCTTAattattgtattattattattgctgAAGATTGCATGGATTAAAAAGTATAACATACATTTTTGGCTTCTTGTTTAAATGTAAGGCTAAAGTAATTCTGCTACCTACATAGCAGGCTGAAACTGACTAAAATACAGCTGACCACGTATGAAAAATTACCCCCCTGACCTGTGCAGTTAGTTCTGCAGCAAGTCATTAGgtggcgctgcatgaagttaaACACAATTATTTGCAgttttagctagctagtctagccaTCTCCCGGAAGCTAACTTACCAGCTCACTAAAACCATGAAACAGTGTACAGCAAACAGGCCAGAATCACAGCTGTAGCTACCTGTTTTTCCTGCAATATCGCCACCATGGTCTGCATTTATTGCAAGTTGTAGTTATCTATGTAGGTAACAAAATGAGTCTTACTTTTCGCCAAGTGGGTACTGCAAACTCGACAAGACTTGACTGCTCCAGCCACATGATCAACAACACCATTACACCGTGTAGGCTCTGTTGGGGCCTGAGATAAAACACCATTACACTGTGTAGGCTCTGTTGGGGCCTGAGATAATATGGAGATATCTGCTCTTTTCTGGCAAAAGTTACAGAGGGGATACATATTATATCAGGCAATTTTTTCGCTGTAACTTTAGCTAGAAAAGAGCAGACATCTCCATATTATCTCAGGTTGTTCATTGTGACCAAAAGAACATAGAAAATAAATTCTAAACATgatgtatggaagcaaatcagtgacacaatgttttgaattttaaacggcattgaatacttcatatttaaatttaaacaacacccaattcacatatgtatatatatttcaatgtaaaaaaaaattctgatccGAAAATTCAAGGCTtggaaattcaggttgctcaaattcaagCCCAAAATATTTGAGCTAAACAATTTCGAGCCAAAAAAATTCAAGCCTATCAAATTCAAGCCGAAAAATTAGGAACGTAAACATTTTGAGCCAAATTTTCTCAAGAGTCTATGAAATTTGAGTAAAATAAATCAGATTGCAACATCCGGGATACCAAGGATATGTAGAGCAATCGAGCAATAGAGAAAATAAAACGCATTATGGCTACCAGGGAAAACAACCATGACCTCAGTGAGTCCGATGTGATTAAATCTTGCATTGAGGCTCGATTGCTCTACCTATCCTTGCGATCCCGGATGTTGCAATCAGAATTTTGTTTTGGCTCTAATCTTTTTGGCTGGTATTTTTTAAGCTCAACATTTTTCATCTTGAATTGAAAGCTCAAATTTTTTAAGATGTAACTTTCTTAAATCTACTTTTTTTTGGCTAgattgagcaacctgaattgtATTTTACGTTGAAATATATTCATATGAAGATTTTGTGttatttaaatttcaatattaagtattcaatgccttttaaaattcaatacatacatttcatacaaa
Coding sequences within:
- the LOC124468008 gene encoding olfactory receptor 52N4-like gives rise to the protein MENYTFNSNLLLLEGLQVTQESMYPVFLFFLSSYIFIMASNIGIVVLIFIERALHQPMYFLFCNLSLNDIIGNTITIPRLLIDFWEPSSVHYITYAECVVQAFATHIYGTTSHTILMIMAFDRYVAICNPLRYTTIMSTRMVVKLTVLAWGAAFLLVAILLGLTLRLNRCRTFISNPYCDNASLFKLSCEDVSINNIYGLSFTVVLFTSSIGSVLVTYTKITAVCLINQNKSLNSKAFRTCATHLVIYLVMLWCSFVIIILHRFPEYSYYRKIAALLFHVIPGSLNPVIYGVQCKEIRKYIFTSRKISPVF